One window of the Oncorhynchus keta strain PuntledgeMale-10-30-2019 chromosome 31, Oket_V2, whole genome shotgun sequence genome contains the following:
- the LOC118371284 gene encoding gastrula zinc finger protein XlCGF57.1-like — translation MKSKPGKKQHNKTKRTKQHRHPIKTVCGRQSDDFDCNREEPDISQGVCISSIQIKEEPTDFEQQGMGEEQNRSVPSFQKTHIKHQNTSNPMTGCSQISRSPMVMLTRLSNVVVKTLLRDTKVCLVKEENPDEPDGVSTSQFFPCPHCTISFTDCYFLENHIKTKHHKQYLAMLKSHVSKSKTVYAPTHSCPHCSCMFHTSRQLHVHTRQAHPSAPLRKLHPCPYCARSFQYIARLHTHCKVWHKMSVAFTDGYLSCADCGKSFKNCWGLGPHQCHKPEDTKLENGPVCLNIGMPCSECGKCCSSPRNLRIHMRTHTGEKPYVCKECGKSFSEASSHCKHMMIHSGVKPFKCQDCGKDFARMGRLRVHMTIHSGEKSFSCSKCDKRFAYKDCLKLHLRTHSGERPFKCTVCGKDFAYRNYLKLHLKIHSNERNYHCGVCGLKFINSAALKTHQRTHTGERPFHCTVCDKTFFRHEHLKNHQRTHTGEKPYTCTECGKSFTQSGDLAKHKRIHTGERPFECSECHRRFICSADLTRHMRIHNNSRPYPCQECDKRFRLANHLKIHMRTHTGERPYSCPRCHRTFARTHHLSGHLPRCH, via the exons ATGAAGAGCAAACCTGGGAAAAAGCAACACAACAAAACTAAGAGGACTAAACAACATCGACACCCCATCAAAACAGTGTGTGGAAGACAGTCAGATGATTTTGACTGCAATAGAGAAGAACCAGACATTAGTCAAGGGGTTTGCATCAGCTCCATCCAAATCAAAGAGGAACCAACAGACTTTGAACAGCAGGGAATGGGAGAGGAACAAAACCGTTCAGTTCCTTCCTTCCAgaagactcacatcaaacatcaaAATACATCCAATCCAATGACCGGGTGTAGCCAGATATCAAGGAGTCCTATGGTGATGCTAACAAGATTGTCTAAT GTGGTGGTTAAGACTCTTCTGCGAGACACCAAAGTgtgtttggtgaaggaggaaaaCCCAGATGAGCCCGATGGCG tCTCTACTTCTCAGTTCTTTCCTTGTCCACACTGCACCATTTCCTTCACTGACTGTTACTTCCTGGAGAATCACATCAAGACCAAACACCATAAGCAGTACCTGGCCATGCTGAAAAGCCACGTCTCAAAGAGTAAAACCGTGTACGCCCCCACACACAGCTGTCCCCACTGTAGCTGCATGTTCCATACCTCACGGCAGCTACACGTCCACACCCGTCAGGCCCACCCCTCTGCCCCGCTAAGGAAACTCCACCCCTGCCCCTATTGTGCCCGCAGCTTCCAGTACATAGCCAGACTGCATACTCACTGCAAGGTTTGGCACAAAATGTCTGTCGCTTTCACCGATGGGTACCTCAGTTGTGCTGACTGCGGAAAGAGCTTCAAGAATTGCTGGGGACTGGGGCCTCACCAGTGTCACAAGCCTGAGGACACTAAGCTTGAGAATGGCCCTGTCTGTCTGAACATCGGCATGCCATGCTCAGAGTGTGGCAAATGCTGCTCTAGTCCTCGGAATCTGCGCAttcacatgcgcacacacaccgGCGAGAAGCCTTACGTCTGTAAGGAGTGTGGCAAGAGCTTCTCAGAAGCCAGCAGTCATTGCAAACACATGATGATACACTCGGGGGTCAAGCCATTCAAATGCCAGGATTGTGGAAAGGATTTTGCCCGGATGGGACGCCTCCGAGTTCACATGACTATTCACTCTGGCGAGAAGTCTTTCTCCTGCTCCAAATGTGACAAGCGGTTTGCATACAAGGACTGTCTGAAGCTTCACCTGCGCACACACTCAGGGGAGAGACCTTTCAAATGTACTGTGTGTGGTAAAGACTTTGCTTACAGAAATTATCTGAAGTTGCATCTGAAGATCCACAGCAATGAAAGGAACTACCATTGTGGGGTTTGTGGGCTGAAGTTCATAAACAGTGCAGCATTGAAAACCCACCAGCGCACACACACTGGGGAGAGGCCTTTCCATTGCACAGTGTGTGACAAGACATTTTTCCGACATGAACACCTGAAGAACCACCAGCGCACTCACACAGGTGAGAAACCATACACCTGTACCGAGTGCGGTAAAAGCTTCACTCAGTCTGGAGATCTGGCTAAACACAAGCGCATCCACACTGGGGAGAGGCCATTTGAATGTTCTGAATGCCACCGACGGTTTATCTGTTCTGCTGATCTGACCAGACACATGAGGATCCACAATAACTCACGGCCATATCCCTGCCAAGAGTGTGACAAGAGATTCCGCTTGGCCAACCACCTTAAAATTCACATGAGGACCCACACTGGGGAGAGACCATACTCCTGCCCACGCTGCCATCGCACCTTCGCTCGCACCCACCACCTCTCTGGTCACCTGCCTAGATGTCACTGA